The Magnolia sinica isolate HGM2019 chromosome 10, MsV1, whole genome shotgun sequence genome includes a window with the following:
- the LOC131217651 gene encoding uncharacterized protein LOC131217651 isoform X2 produces MEIFTENPRSFKMDRKSPQASKLKSSVSEKLFEFLGNYSDDVLAEYIVVLVCNGKHQYQARVDLEAFLGDESGNFVAWLWSHLSETVNISKTPSGMTNPKVATVTNGCVDDLDREQKFSMTGISNNPLSEDEKQHMLSAFSPKLISTNIDNVSEECQRWCPGFDASVTDINTEEVHASFLRSEIPQKRTGNHKGAMKHGSSRERCSNGISAGGEQCLRYEDQYKKIVNGNHNGSPHLLLHSPKRESVSRNMESGVTENPHSKLISMTNAAATGLSSRAADAASHHDVKRRGNVWDRLGKPRENDGAMMCDRNYPDDIDIIKRKKLEHGREGLEKHRLMLVVPDVGLNKKLVREIAVLDNSSGKLISNTKTSECTRLEHSVNTMHGLNDAGISRWKLQLGGMDSSDGLVPLSDSRDGQLQAKVPFQGLQRLQSVKRGLSQHSSGVTSDTRSSDGLFSGAPYHSLKYPNAALNLEPYKKTKTHAQLNREAPLATTQPPVSVCSSLLAKSESLSHAGTQLTSHQPVQAEVLDMKLKLQQIEMEMNKLRSKQAEMNNDGKSNAPLGAFRCNKRSSVITFFQMRGNCQNYVADRHSNSPTKRVETRLPFIYYFICRSAFVVFASKASADKAVVMSGTSFFSRTLKVVRKADVPVGISMPAQPTGKPSQLWRPTPPLRKGPLQRPYSSSHLQWRRDPQTNAENRPSTQASMPDFFKNAEQGGGETGCNPATCGSQVDARTKTGSSTENPSA; encoded by the exons ATGGAAATCTTCACAGAAAACCCTAGATCTTTCAAGATGGATCGGAAATCGCCGCAGGCTTCCAAGCTCAAATCCTCCGTCTCTGAGAAGCTCTTCGAATTCCTCGGAAACTACTCCGATGACGTCCTCGCT GAATATATTGTGGTGCTTGTTTGTAATGGCAAGCATCAATATCAAGCAAGGGTTGATTTAGAGGCATTCCTTGGTGATGAAAGTGGAAATTTTGTAGCTTG GCTGTGGAGTCATCTCTCAGAAactgtaaatatttcaaaaacaCCATCTGGTATGACAAACCCTAAAGTGGCCACTGTTACAAATGGGTGTGTTGATGATCTGGACAGGGAGCAGAAATTTAGCATGACTGGGATTTCTAATAACCCATTG TCTGAGGATGAGAAGCAGCACATGCTGTCAGCCTTTTCGCCTAAGCTGATTTCCACAAATATCGACAATGTCTCAGAAGAATGTCAACGTTGGTGCCCTGGCTTCGATGCCTCTGTAACTGACATAAATACTGAGGAAGTACATGCAAGTTTTTTAAGAAGTGAGATACCCCAAAAAAGAACTGGTAACCACAAAGGAGCCATGAAGCATGGGTCTTCCAGAGAGAGATGCTCCAATGGAATCTCAGCTGGTGGTGAGCAATGCCTGCGTTATGAGGATCAATACAAGAAG ATAGTCAACGGTAATCACAATGGGTCGCCTCATCTGCTTTTGCATTCACCAAAGAGAGAATCAGTTTCGAGGAATATGGAATCAGGTGTTACAG AAAATCCTCATTCAAAGCTTATTTCTATGACAAATGCTGCTGCAACGGGGCTTTCTTCAAGAGCTGCAGATGCTgcttcccaccatgatgttaagcGACGTGGTAATGTTTGGGATAGATTAGGAAAGCCACGCGAAAATGATGGTGCGATGATGTGTGACAGAAATTATCCAGATGACATAGATATCATTAAGAGGAAAAAACTGGAGCACGGCAGGGAAGGTCTTGAAAAACATAGGTTGATGTTGGTTGTGCCTGATGTTGGACTCAACAAAAAGCTAGTGCGGGAAATTGCTGTGTTAGATAACAGTTCTGGAAAGCTTATCTCGAACACTAAGACCAGTGAATGCACAAGATTGGAGCACAGTGTCAATACAATGCACGGACTTAATGATGCAGGCATTTCCAGATGGAAGCTGCAGCTTGGTGGCATGGATTCTAGTGATGGTTTGGTACCCTTGTCAGACAGCAGGGACGGGCAGCTCCAAGCAAAAGTTCCTTTCCAAGGGTTGCAAAGATTACAATCTGTTAAGCGTGGTCTGTCACAGCACTCGAGTGGTGTTACTTCTGACACTAGAAGCTCAGACGGCCTGTTTTCTGGTGCCCCATATCATTCACTAAAATATCCCAATGCAGCATTGAATCTTGAGCCCtataaaaaaactaaaactcACGCTCAGTTGAATAGGGAGGCTCCGCTGGCTACCACTCAGCCTCCGGTTTCAGTTTGTAGTTCATTGTTGGCCAAATCAGAATCTCTCAGTCATGCAGGAACTCAACTGACCAGTCATCAGCCTGTGCAAGCT GAAGTTCTTGACATGAAATTGAAATTGCAGCAAATTGAAATGGAAATGAACAAGCTTCGCTCAAAGCAGGCAGAGATGAACAATGATGGTAAATCGAATGCACCATTAG GTGCATTTCGCTGCAACAAAAGAAGCTCTGTCATCACATTTTTCCAAATGCGGGGCAATTGTCAAAACTACGTTGCTGACCGACACAGTAACAGCCCAACCAAAAGGGTAGAAACACGTCTACCCTTCATTTATT ACTTTATTTGCAGGTCGGCATTCGTTGTTTTTGCTAGTAAGGCGTCAGCTGACAAGGCAGTTGTGATGAGTGGGACCTCATTCTTCTCCAGAACTCTAAAG GTTGTGAGAAAAGCAGATGTGCCAGTCGGGATCTCAATGCCAGCTCAGCCAACTGGAAAGCCTTCTCAGCTGTGGAGACCGACTCCCCCCCTCAGAAAGGGTCCCTTGCAGAGACCGTATTCCAGTTCTCATCTGCAATGGCGGCGGGACCCACAAACTAATGCTGAGAACAGACCATCTACCCAAGCAAGCATGCCTGACTTTTTTAAAAATGCGGAGCAGGGTGGTGGTGAGACAGGCTGCAATCCTGCTACCTGTGGTTCACAGGTGGATGCAAGGACCAAAACAGGATCTTCAACTGAAAACCCAAGCGCCTAA
- the LOC131217651 gene encoding uncharacterized protein LOC131217651 isoform X3 has protein sequence MFWLWSHLSETVNISKTPSGMTNPKVATVTNGCVDDLDREQKFSMTGISNNPLSEDEKQHMLSAFSPKLISTNIDNVSEECQRWCPGFDASVTDINTEEVHASFLRSEIPQKRTGNHKGAMKHGSSRERCSNGISAGGEQCLRYEDQYKKIVNGNHNGSPHLLLHSPKRESVSRNMESGVTENPHSKLISMTNAAATGLSSRAADAASHHDVKRRGNVWDRLGKPRENDGAMMCDRNYPDDIDIIKRKKLEHGREGLEKHRLMLVVPDVGLNKKLVREIAVLDNSSGKLISNTKTSECTRLEHSVNTMHGLNDAGISRWKLQLGGMDSSDGLVPLSDSRDGQLQAKVPFQGLQRLQSVKRGLSQHSSGVTSDTRSSDGLFSGAPYHSLKYPNAALNLEPYKKTKTHAQLNREAPLATTQPPVSVCSSLLAKSESLSHAGTQLTSHQPVQAEVLDMKLKLQQIEMEMNKLRSKQAEMNNDGKSNAPLGAQNHSEDDIESRTVFVTNVHFAATKEALSSHFSKCGAIVKTTLLTDTVTAQPKGSAFVVFASKASADKAVVMSGTSFFSRTLKVVRKADVPVGISMPAQPTGKPSQLWRPTPPLRKGPLQRPYSSSHLQWRRDPQTNAENRPSTQASMPDFFKNAEQGGGETGCNPATCGSQVDARTKTGSSTENPSA, from the exons ATGTTTTG GCTGTGGAGTCATCTCTCAGAAactgtaaatatttcaaaaacaCCATCTGGTATGACAAACCCTAAAGTGGCCACTGTTACAAATGGGTGTGTTGATGATCTGGACAGGGAGCAGAAATTTAGCATGACTGGGATTTCTAATAACCCATTG TCTGAGGATGAGAAGCAGCACATGCTGTCAGCCTTTTCGCCTAAGCTGATTTCCACAAATATCGACAATGTCTCAGAAGAATGTCAACGTTGGTGCCCTGGCTTCGATGCCTCTGTAACTGACATAAATACTGAGGAAGTACATGCAAGTTTTTTAAGAAGTGAGATACCCCAAAAAAGAACTGGTAACCACAAAGGAGCCATGAAGCATGGGTCTTCCAGAGAGAGATGCTCCAATGGAATCTCAGCTGGTGGTGAGCAATGCCTGCGTTATGAGGATCAATACAAGAAG ATAGTCAACGGTAATCACAATGGGTCGCCTCATCTGCTTTTGCATTCACCAAAGAGAGAATCAGTTTCGAGGAATATGGAATCAGGTGTTACAG AAAATCCTCATTCAAAGCTTATTTCTATGACAAATGCTGCTGCAACGGGGCTTTCTTCAAGAGCTGCAGATGCTgcttcccaccatgatgttaagcGACGTGGTAATGTTTGGGATAGATTAGGAAAGCCACGCGAAAATGATGGTGCGATGATGTGTGACAGAAATTATCCAGATGACATAGATATCATTAAGAGGAAAAAACTGGAGCACGGCAGGGAAGGTCTTGAAAAACATAGGTTGATGTTGGTTGTGCCTGATGTTGGACTCAACAAAAAGCTAGTGCGGGAAATTGCTGTGTTAGATAACAGTTCTGGAAAGCTTATCTCGAACACTAAGACCAGTGAATGCACAAGATTGGAGCACAGTGTCAATACAATGCACGGACTTAATGATGCAGGCATTTCCAGATGGAAGCTGCAGCTTGGTGGCATGGATTCTAGTGATGGTTTGGTACCCTTGTCAGACAGCAGGGACGGGCAGCTCCAAGCAAAAGTTCCTTTCCAAGGGTTGCAAAGATTACAATCTGTTAAGCGTGGTCTGTCACAGCACTCGAGTGGTGTTACTTCTGACACTAGAAGCTCAGACGGCCTGTTTTCTGGTGCCCCATATCATTCACTAAAATATCCCAATGCAGCATTGAATCTTGAGCCCtataaaaaaactaaaactcACGCTCAGTTGAATAGGGAGGCTCCGCTGGCTACCACTCAGCCTCCGGTTTCAGTTTGTAGTTCATTGTTGGCCAAATCAGAATCTCTCAGTCATGCAGGAACTCAACTGACCAGTCATCAGCCTGTGCAAGCT GAAGTTCTTGACATGAAATTGAAATTGCAGCAAATTGAAATGGAAATGAACAAGCTTCGCTCAAAGCAGGCAGAGATGAACAATGATGGTAAATCGAATGCACCATTAG GTGCACAGAACCATTCCGAGGACGATATCGAATCAAGAACTGTTTTTGTGACAAAT GTGCATTTCGCTGCAACAAAAGAAGCTCTGTCATCACATTTTTCCAAATGCGGGGCAATTGTCAAAACTACGTTGCTGACCGACACAGTAACAGCCCAACCAAAAGG GTCGGCATTCGTTGTTTTTGCTAGTAAGGCGTCAGCTGACAAGGCAGTTGTGATGAGTGGGACCTCATTCTTCTCCAGAACTCTAAAG GTTGTGAGAAAAGCAGATGTGCCAGTCGGGATCTCAATGCCAGCTCAGCCAACTGGAAAGCCTTCTCAGCTGTGGAGACCGACTCCCCCCCTCAGAAAGGGTCCCTTGCAGAGACCGTATTCCAGTTCTCATCTGCAATGGCGGCGGGACCCACAAACTAATGCTGAGAACAGACCATCTACCCAAGCAAGCATGCCTGACTTTTTTAAAAATGCGGAGCAGGGTGGTGGTGAGACAGGCTGCAATCCTGCTACCTGTGGTTCACAGGTGGATGCAAGGACCAAAACAGGATCTTCAACTGAAAACCCAAGCGCCTAA
- the LOC131217651 gene encoding uncharacterized protein LOC131217651 isoform X4 yields MEIFTENPRSFKMDRKSPQASKLKSSVSEKLFEFLGNYSDDVLAEYIVVLVCNGKHQYQARVDLEAFLGDESGNFVAWLWSHLSETVNISKTPSGMTNPKVATVTNGCVDDLDREQKFSMTGISNNPLSEDEKQHMLSAFSPKLISTNIDNVSEECQRWCPGFDASVTDINTEEVHASFLRSEIPQKRTGNHKGAMKHGSSRERCSNGISAGGEQCLRYEDQYKKIVNGNHNGSPHLLLHSPKRESVSRNMESGVTENPHSKLISMTNAAATGLSSRAADAASHHDVKRRGNVWDRLGKPRENDGAMMCDRNYPDDIDIIKRKKLEHGREGLEKHRLMLVVPDVGLNKKLVREIAVLDNSSGKLISNTKTSECTRLEHSVNTMHGLNDAGISRWKLQLGGMDSSDGLVPLSDSRDGQLQAKVPFQGLQRLQSVKRGLSQHSSGVTSDTRSSDGLFSGAPYHSLKYPNAALNLEPYKKTKTHAQLNREAPLATTQPPVSVCSSLLAKSESLSHAGTQLTSHQPVQAEVLDMKLKLQQIEMEMNKLRSKQAEMNNDGKSNAPLGAFRCNKRSSVITFFQMRGNCQNYVADRHSNSPTKRVETRLPFIYCRHSLFLLVRRQLTRQL; encoded by the exons ATGGAAATCTTCACAGAAAACCCTAGATCTTTCAAGATGGATCGGAAATCGCCGCAGGCTTCCAAGCTCAAATCCTCCGTCTCTGAGAAGCTCTTCGAATTCCTCGGAAACTACTCCGATGACGTCCTCGCT GAATATATTGTGGTGCTTGTTTGTAATGGCAAGCATCAATATCAAGCAAGGGTTGATTTAGAGGCATTCCTTGGTGATGAAAGTGGAAATTTTGTAGCTTG GCTGTGGAGTCATCTCTCAGAAactgtaaatatttcaaaaacaCCATCTGGTATGACAAACCCTAAAGTGGCCACTGTTACAAATGGGTGTGTTGATGATCTGGACAGGGAGCAGAAATTTAGCATGACTGGGATTTCTAATAACCCATTG TCTGAGGATGAGAAGCAGCACATGCTGTCAGCCTTTTCGCCTAAGCTGATTTCCACAAATATCGACAATGTCTCAGAAGAATGTCAACGTTGGTGCCCTGGCTTCGATGCCTCTGTAACTGACATAAATACTGAGGAAGTACATGCAAGTTTTTTAAGAAGTGAGATACCCCAAAAAAGAACTGGTAACCACAAAGGAGCCATGAAGCATGGGTCTTCCAGAGAGAGATGCTCCAATGGAATCTCAGCTGGTGGTGAGCAATGCCTGCGTTATGAGGATCAATACAAGAAG ATAGTCAACGGTAATCACAATGGGTCGCCTCATCTGCTTTTGCATTCACCAAAGAGAGAATCAGTTTCGAGGAATATGGAATCAGGTGTTACAG AAAATCCTCATTCAAAGCTTATTTCTATGACAAATGCTGCTGCAACGGGGCTTTCTTCAAGAGCTGCAGATGCTgcttcccaccatgatgttaagcGACGTGGTAATGTTTGGGATAGATTAGGAAAGCCACGCGAAAATGATGGTGCGATGATGTGTGACAGAAATTATCCAGATGACATAGATATCATTAAGAGGAAAAAACTGGAGCACGGCAGGGAAGGTCTTGAAAAACATAGGTTGATGTTGGTTGTGCCTGATGTTGGACTCAACAAAAAGCTAGTGCGGGAAATTGCTGTGTTAGATAACAGTTCTGGAAAGCTTATCTCGAACACTAAGACCAGTGAATGCACAAGATTGGAGCACAGTGTCAATACAATGCACGGACTTAATGATGCAGGCATTTCCAGATGGAAGCTGCAGCTTGGTGGCATGGATTCTAGTGATGGTTTGGTACCCTTGTCAGACAGCAGGGACGGGCAGCTCCAAGCAAAAGTTCCTTTCCAAGGGTTGCAAAGATTACAATCTGTTAAGCGTGGTCTGTCACAGCACTCGAGTGGTGTTACTTCTGACACTAGAAGCTCAGACGGCCTGTTTTCTGGTGCCCCATATCATTCACTAAAATATCCCAATGCAGCATTGAATCTTGAGCCCtataaaaaaactaaaactcACGCTCAGTTGAATAGGGAGGCTCCGCTGGCTACCACTCAGCCTCCGGTTTCAGTTTGTAGTTCATTGTTGGCCAAATCAGAATCTCTCAGTCATGCAGGAACTCAACTGACCAGTCATCAGCCTGTGCAAGCT GAAGTTCTTGACATGAAATTGAAATTGCAGCAAATTGAAATGGAAATGAACAAGCTTCGCTCAAAGCAGGCAGAGATGAACAATGATGGTAAATCGAATGCACCATTAG GTGCATTTCGCTGCAACAAAAGAAGCTCTGTCATCACATTTTTCCAAATGCGGGGCAATTGTCAAAACTACGTTGCTGACCGACACAGTAACAGCCCAACCAAAAGGGTAGAAACACGTCTACCCTTCATTTATT GTCGGCATTCGTTGTTTTTGCTAGTAAGGCGTCAGCTGACAAGGCAGTTGTGA
- the LOC131217651 gene encoding uncharacterized protein LOC131217651 isoform X1 yields MEIFTENPRSFKMDRKSPQASKLKSSVSEKLFEFLGNYSDDVLAEYIVVLVCNGKHQYQARVDLEAFLGDESGNFVAWLWSHLSETVNISKTPSGMTNPKVATVTNGCVDDLDREQKFSMTGISNNPLSEDEKQHMLSAFSPKLISTNIDNVSEECQRWCPGFDASVTDINTEEVHASFLRSEIPQKRTGNHKGAMKHGSSRERCSNGISAGGEQCLRYEDQYKKIVNGNHNGSPHLLLHSPKRESVSRNMESGVTENPHSKLISMTNAAATGLSSRAADAASHHDVKRRGNVWDRLGKPRENDGAMMCDRNYPDDIDIIKRKKLEHGREGLEKHRLMLVVPDVGLNKKLVREIAVLDNSSGKLISNTKTSECTRLEHSVNTMHGLNDAGISRWKLQLGGMDSSDGLVPLSDSRDGQLQAKVPFQGLQRLQSVKRGLSQHSSGVTSDTRSSDGLFSGAPYHSLKYPNAALNLEPYKKTKTHAQLNREAPLATTQPPVSVCSSLLAKSESLSHAGTQLTSHQPVQAEVLDMKLKLQQIEMEMNKLRSKQAEMNNDGKSNAPLGAQNHSEDDIESRTVFVTNVHFAATKEALSSHFSKCGAIVKTTLLTDTVTAQPKGSAFVVFASKASADKAVVMSGTSFFSRTLKVVRKADVPVGISMPAQPTGKPSQLWRPTPPLRKGPLQRPYSSSHLQWRRDPQTNAENRPSTQASMPDFFKNAEQGGGETGCNPATCGSQVDARTKTGSSTENPSA; encoded by the exons ATGGAAATCTTCACAGAAAACCCTAGATCTTTCAAGATGGATCGGAAATCGCCGCAGGCTTCCAAGCTCAAATCCTCCGTCTCTGAGAAGCTCTTCGAATTCCTCGGAAACTACTCCGATGACGTCCTCGCT GAATATATTGTGGTGCTTGTTTGTAATGGCAAGCATCAATATCAAGCAAGGGTTGATTTAGAGGCATTCCTTGGTGATGAAAGTGGAAATTTTGTAGCTTG GCTGTGGAGTCATCTCTCAGAAactgtaaatatttcaaaaacaCCATCTGGTATGACAAACCCTAAAGTGGCCACTGTTACAAATGGGTGTGTTGATGATCTGGACAGGGAGCAGAAATTTAGCATGACTGGGATTTCTAATAACCCATTG TCTGAGGATGAGAAGCAGCACATGCTGTCAGCCTTTTCGCCTAAGCTGATTTCCACAAATATCGACAATGTCTCAGAAGAATGTCAACGTTGGTGCCCTGGCTTCGATGCCTCTGTAACTGACATAAATACTGAGGAAGTACATGCAAGTTTTTTAAGAAGTGAGATACCCCAAAAAAGAACTGGTAACCACAAAGGAGCCATGAAGCATGGGTCTTCCAGAGAGAGATGCTCCAATGGAATCTCAGCTGGTGGTGAGCAATGCCTGCGTTATGAGGATCAATACAAGAAG ATAGTCAACGGTAATCACAATGGGTCGCCTCATCTGCTTTTGCATTCACCAAAGAGAGAATCAGTTTCGAGGAATATGGAATCAGGTGTTACAG AAAATCCTCATTCAAAGCTTATTTCTATGACAAATGCTGCTGCAACGGGGCTTTCTTCAAGAGCTGCAGATGCTgcttcccaccatgatgttaagcGACGTGGTAATGTTTGGGATAGATTAGGAAAGCCACGCGAAAATGATGGTGCGATGATGTGTGACAGAAATTATCCAGATGACATAGATATCATTAAGAGGAAAAAACTGGAGCACGGCAGGGAAGGTCTTGAAAAACATAGGTTGATGTTGGTTGTGCCTGATGTTGGACTCAACAAAAAGCTAGTGCGGGAAATTGCTGTGTTAGATAACAGTTCTGGAAAGCTTATCTCGAACACTAAGACCAGTGAATGCACAAGATTGGAGCACAGTGTCAATACAATGCACGGACTTAATGATGCAGGCATTTCCAGATGGAAGCTGCAGCTTGGTGGCATGGATTCTAGTGATGGTTTGGTACCCTTGTCAGACAGCAGGGACGGGCAGCTCCAAGCAAAAGTTCCTTTCCAAGGGTTGCAAAGATTACAATCTGTTAAGCGTGGTCTGTCACAGCACTCGAGTGGTGTTACTTCTGACACTAGAAGCTCAGACGGCCTGTTTTCTGGTGCCCCATATCATTCACTAAAATATCCCAATGCAGCATTGAATCTTGAGCCCtataaaaaaactaaaactcACGCTCAGTTGAATAGGGAGGCTCCGCTGGCTACCACTCAGCCTCCGGTTTCAGTTTGTAGTTCATTGTTGGCCAAATCAGAATCTCTCAGTCATGCAGGAACTCAACTGACCAGTCATCAGCCTGTGCAAGCT GAAGTTCTTGACATGAAATTGAAATTGCAGCAAATTGAAATGGAAATGAACAAGCTTCGCTCAAAGCAGGCAGAGATGAACAATGATGGTAAATCGAATGCACCATTAG GTGCACAGAACCATTCCGAGGACGATATCGAATCAAGAACTGTTTTTGTGACAAAT GTGCATTTCGCTGCAACAAAAGAAGCTCTGTCATCACATTTTTCCAAATGCGGGGCAATTGTCAAAACTACGTTGCTGACCGACACAGTAACAGCCCAACCAAAAGG GTCGGCATTCGTTGTTTTTGCTAGTAAGGCGTCAGCTGACAAGGCAGTTGTGATGAGTGGGACCTCATTCTTCTCCAGAACTCTAAAG GTTGTGAGAAAAGCAGATGTGCCAGTCGGGATCTCAATGCCAGCTCAGCCAACTGGAAAGCCTTCTCAGCTGTGGAGACCGACTCCCCCCCTCAGAAAGGGTCCCTTGCAGAGACCGTATTCCAGTTCTCATCTGCAATGGCGGCGGGACCCACAAACTAATGCTGAGAACAGACCATCTACCCAAGCAAGCATGCCTGACTTTTTTAAAAATGCGGAGCAGGGTGGTGGTGAGACAGGCTGCAATCCTGCTACCTGTGGTTCACAGGTGGATGCAAGGACCAAAACAGGATCTTCAACTGAAAACCCAAGCGCCTAA
- the LOC131217651 gene encoding uncharacterized protein LOC131217651 isoform X5 gives MEIFTENPRSFKMDRKSPQASKLKSSVSEKLFEFLGNYSDDVLAEYIVVLVCNGKHQYQARVDLEAFLGDESGNFVAWLWSHLSETVNISKTPSGMTNPKVATVTNGCVDDLDREQKFSMTGISNNPLSEDEKQHMLSAFSPKLISTNIDNVSEECQRWCPGFDASVTDINTEEVHASFLRSEIPQKRTGNHKGAMKHGSSRERCSNGISAGGEQCLRYEDQYKKIVNGNHNGSPHLLLHSPKRESVSRNMESGVTENPHSKLISMTNAAATGLSSRAADAASHHDVKRRGNVWDRLGKPRENDGAMMCDRNYPDDIDIIKRKKLEHGREGLEKHRLMLVVPDVGLNKKLVREIAVLDNSSGKLISNTKTSECTRLEHSVNTMHGLNDAGISRWKLQLGGMDSSDGLVPLSDSRDGQLQAKVPFQGLQRLQSVKRGLSQHSSGVTSDTRSSDGLFSGAPYHSLKYPNAALNLEPYKKTKTHAQLNREAPLATTQPPVSVCSSLLAKSESLSHAGTQLTSHQPVQAEVLDMKLKLQQIEMEMNKLRSKQAEMNNDGKSNAPLGAQNHSEDDIESRTVFVTNVHFAATKEALSSHFSKCGAIVKTTLLTDTVTAQPKG, from the exons ATGGAAATCTTCACAGAAAACCCTAGATCTTTCAAGATGGATCGGAAATCGCCGCAGGCTTCCAAGCTCAAATCCTCCGTCTCTGAGAAGCTCTTCGAATTCCTCGGAAACTACTCCGATGACGTCCTCGCT GAATATATTGTGGTGCTTGTTTGTAATGGCAAGCATCAATATCAAGCAAGGGTTGATTTAGAGGCATTCCTTGGTGATGAAAGTGGAAATTTTGTAGCTTG GCTGTGGAGTCATCTCTCAGAAactgtaaatatttcaaaaacaCCATCTGGTATGACAAACCCTAAAGTGGCCACTGTTACAAATGGGTGTGTTGATGATCTGGACAGGGAGCAGAAATTTAGCATGACTGGGATTTCTAATAACCCATTG TCTGAGGATGAGAAGCAGCACATGCTGTCAGCCTTTTCGCCTAAGCTGATTTCCACAAATATCGACAATGTCTCAGAAGAATGTCAACGTTGGTGCCCTGGCTTCGATGCCTCTGTAACTGACATAAATACTGAGGAAGTACATGCAAGTTTTTTAAGAAGTGAGATACCCCAAAAAAGAACTGGTAACCACAAAGGAGCCATGAAGCATGGGTCTTCCAGAGAGAGATGCTCCAATGGAATCTCAGCTGGTGGTGAGCAATGCCTGCGTTATGAGGATCAATACAAGAAG ATAGTCAACGGTAATCACAATGGGTCGCCTCATCTGCTTTTGCATTCACCAAAGAGAGAATCAGTTTCGAGGAATATGGAATCAGGTGTTACAG AAAATCCTCATTCAAAGCTTATTTCTATGACAAATGCTGCTGCAACGGGGCTTTCTTCAAGAGCTGCAGATGCTgcttcccaccatgatgttaagcGACGTGGTAATGTTTGGGATAGATTAGGAAAGCCACGCGAAAATGATGGTGCGATGATGTGTGACAGAAATTATCCAGATGACATAGATATCATTAAGAGGAAAAAACTGGAGCACGGCAGGGAAGGTCTTGAAAAACATAGGTTGATGTTGGTTGTGCCTGATGTTGGACTCAACAAAAAGCTAGTGCGGGAAATTGCTGTGTTAGATAACAGTTCTGGAAAGCTTATCTCGAACACTAAGACCAGTGAATGCACAAGATTGGAGCACAGTGTCAATACAATGCACGGACTTAATGATGCAGGCATTTCCAGATGGAAGCTGCAGCTTGGTGGCATGGATTCTAGTGATGGTTTGGTACCCTTGTCAGACAGCAGGGACGGGCAGCTCCAAGCAAAAGTTCCTTTCCAAGGGTTGCAAAGATTACAATCTGTTAAGCGTGGTCTGTCACAGCACTCGAGTGGTGTTACTTCTGACACTAGAAGCTCAGACGGCCTGTTTTCTGGTGCCCCATATCATTCACTAAAATATCCCAATGCAGCATTGAATCTTGAGCCCtataaaaaaactaaaactcACGCTCAGTTGAATAGGGAGGCTCCGCTGGCTACCACTCAGCCTCCGGTTTCAGTTTGTAGTTCATTGTTGGCCAAATCAGAATCTCTCAGTCATGCAGGAACTCAACTGACCAGTCATCAGCCTGTGCAAGCT GAAGTTCTTGACATGAAATTGAAATTGCAGCAAATTGAAATGGAAATGAACAAGCTTCGCTCAAAGCAGGCAGAGATGAACAATGATGGTAAATCGAATGCACCATTAG GTGCACAGAACCATTCCGAGGACGATATCGAATCAAGAACTGTTTTTGTGACAAAT GTGCATTTCGCTGCAACAAAAGAAGCTCTGTCATCACATTTTTCCAAATGCGGGGCAATTGTCAAAACTACGTTGCTGACCGACACAGTAACAGCCCAACCAAAAGGGTAG